A region from the Pirellulales bacterium genome encodes:
- the rpoB gene encoding DNA-directed RNA polymerase subunit beta, producing MATSAQRRITPPEIRRFGSGRDPFSIPDLTQIQTRSYEAFLQHEVADSKRKDQGIEGVLREIFPIESYDKNLKLEYLRYELGKPRYEPHECRQLRLTYGRPFRVWLRLTKEEPIEEEVYLGDIPIMLGGGEFIINGAERVVVSQLHRSPGVDFVLDTETGERKMFSARVIPERGSWIELNVSKKDTLQVRIDQSGKFSALTLLRAMDPKYSQDADILRTFYETSSEKVIDGRSVGKIEGKIAINDIVYPHHSDKAGEILVEAGHRITKNLAELICTSGLSSVEVMSDVKVPLILNSLAEDATGSHEEALLRIYQRLRPGNPPQLEKAKALFHEKFYDTNRYRLGRVGRFRINRKLGLNVPETEMTLKPEDLINAIKYVIKLNEGDPSVEVDDIDHLGNRRLRTIDELASDELRKGFLKLRRTVQERMSLKDVADMTPRTLINPKSISAAIEYFFGRGELSQVVDQTNPLSMLTHERRLSALGPGGLNRKRAGFEVRDVHISHYGRICPIETPEGTNIGLISSLGIYAAVDEYGFLVTPYRKVTKGKLSDDAVWLRADQEMDAYLAPADAPVTNHHIQGETIIARYRSDFEMVPVDKVQYIDVAPSQMVGVSAGLIPFLEHDDANRALMGSNMQRQAVPLLVTEPPLVGTGMEVDVAVNSSMLMRAPKKGTVNFVDATKITIGNDTYPLTKFKGLNERTCQNQKPVVRVGDKVEKGTVIADGAATFNGELSLGRNVLVGFMAWDGFNFEDAIIISEELVQNDVYTSLHIEEFDIEIRETKLGREEFTRDIPNVSEKALRNLDETGIVRVGTFVRPGDILVGKVSPKSKTELTPEEKLLHAIFGRAGEDVKNDSLEVPSGVEGIVIHTEKFSRRMSLSEDERKRFEKELKDAESEGNAKITEAFGALVGEIETILKKTLTDSEGAPLVRDQEHKYVAEQARNFKLDSIDIRSPERRADVEKAFKTLWPTVEDAIDSADRKLNSMKRGDELRSGVLQMVKVYIAAKRVISVGDKMAGRHGNKGVVAKILPKEDMPFLADGTPVQILLNPLGVPSRMNVGQILETHLGWAAAALGFRAVTPVFDGASEEEINQALEKAGLPKHGKAQLYDGRTGEPMEQETTVGYIYMLKLHHLVDDKVHARSTGPYSLITQQPLGGKARFGGQRFGEMEVWALEAYGAAYILQELLTVKSDDVEGRTKIYESMVKGENTLEAGTPASFDVLTNEIRGLALNMQLEKRRI from the coding sequence ATGGCAACTTCAGCGCAAAGACGTATTACCCCGCCAGAGATTCGTCGCTTCGGCAGCGGACGCGATCCGTTTTCGATTCCGGACCTGACGCAAATTCAAACGCGCAGCTACGAAGCGTTCTTGCAGCACGAAGTGGCGGACAGTAAACGCAAGGACCAGGGTATCGAAGGCGTGCTCCGAGAGATTTTCCCGATCGAGAGCTACGACAAGAATTTGAAGCTCGAATATCTCCGCTACGAACTGGGCAAGCCGCGCTATGAACCGCACGAATGCCGCCAGTTGCGGCTAACCTACGGACGGCCGTTCCGCGTCTGGCTGCGGCTGACGAAAGAAGAGCCCATCGAGGAAGAGGTGTATCTGGGCGACATCCCGATCATGCTCGGCGGCGGCGAGTTTATCATCAACGGCGCCGAGCGTGTCGTCGTGAGCCAATTGCACCGCAGCCCCGGCGTCGATTTTGTGCTCGACACGGAAACCGGCGAACGAAAAATGTTCAGCGCTCGCGTGATTCCCGAACGCGGCAGTTGGATCGAACTGAACGTCTCGAAAAAAGACACGTTGCAAGTGCGCATCGATCAGAGCGGCAAATTCTCGGCACTCACGCTGCTACGGGCGATGGATCCGAAGTACAGTCAAGATGCCGACATCTTGCGAACGTTCTACGAAACGAGCAGCGAGAAAGTTATTGACGGCCGCAGCGTCGGCAAGATCGAAGGAAAGATCGCCATCAATGACATCGTCTACCCTCACCATAGCGACAAAGCAGGCGAGATACTGGTTGAAGCCGGACACAGGATTACGAAAAACCTGGCAGAGCTGATTTGCACTTCCGGCCTGTCGTCGGTCGAAGTGATGAGCGACGTGAAAGTGCCGCTCATCTTGAACAGCTTGGCCGAAGACGCGACCGGCAGCCACGAGGAAGCGCTATTGAGAATTTATCAGCGATTGCGTCCCGGCAATCCGCCGCAACTCGAAAAGGCCAAAGCACTGTTCCACGAAAAGTTTTACGACACGAATCGCTATCGCCTGGGGCGCGTCGGCCGGTTCCGCATCAACCGCAAGCTTGGTTTGAATGTGCCGGAAACGGAAATGACGCTCAAACCGGAAGATCTCATTAATGCAATCAAGTACGTCATCAAGCTCAATGAAGGGGATCCGAGCGTCGAGGTGGACGATATCGACCACTTGGGCAACCGTCGCTTGCGCACAATTGATGAACTCGCCTCCGACGAACTTCGCAAAGGGTTCCTCAAGCTCCGGCGGACGGTGCAAGAGCGGATGAGCCTGAAAGATGTGGCCGACATGACGCCGCGCACGCTCATCAACCCCAAGAGCATCTCGGCGGCAATCGAATACTTTTTCGGTCGCGGCGAGCTGTCGCAAGTCGTGGATCAAACCAACCCGCTGTCGATGCTCACGCACGAGCGCCGGTTGTCGGCCCTCGGTCCAGGCGGTTTGAACCGCAAACGGGCCGGCTTCGAAGTGCGCGATGTGCATATTTCGCACTACGGAAGAATTTGCCCCATCGAGACGCCGGAAGGCACCAACATCGGCTTGATTTCTAGCCTCGGGATCTACGCGGCGGTCGATGAATACGGCTTCCTCGTCACGCCCTATCGCAAAGTGACCAAAGGCAAGCTCAGCGACGACGCCGTGTGGCTGCGGGCCGATCAGGAAATGGATGCCTACCTTGCTCCTGCCGATGCTCCGGTGACGAATCACCATATTCAAGGCGAGACGATCATCGCTCGCTATCGCAGCGACTTCGAAATGGTGCCGGTCGATAAGGTGCAATACATCGACGTGGCCCCAAGCCAAATGGTAGGCGTGTCGGCGGGCCTGATCCCATTTCTCGAGCACGACGACGCCAATCGCGCGCTCATGGGCTCCAACATGCAGCGCCAAGCCGTGCCGCTGTTGGTGACCGAGCCGCCGCTGGTGGGCACGGGAATGGAGGTGGATGTGGCCGTGAACTCCAGCATGCTGATGCGGGCGCCGAAGAAGGGAACGGTGAACTTTGTCGATGCCACGAAGATCACCATCGGCAACGACACCTATCCGCTCACCAAATTCAAGGGCCTGAACGAGCGGACTTGCCAGAATCAAAAGCCCGTGGTCCGCGTAGGCGATAAAGTTGAAAAGGGCACGGTCATTGCCGACGGCGCTGCCACGTTCAACGGCGAACTTTCGCTGGGTCGTAACGTGCTGGTGGGCTTTATGGCCTGGGACGGTTTCAACTTCGAGGACGCCATCATTATCAGCGAAGAGCTGGTACAGAACGACGTGTATACCTCGCTGCACATCGAAGAGTTCGATATCGAAATCCGCGAGACGAAACTTGGACGCGAAGAGTTCACTCGCGATATTCCCAACGTCAGCGAAAAGGCCCTGCGAAACCTTGACGAAACCGGCATTGTCCGCGTTGGCACCTTCGTCCGGCCCGGCGATATCCTGGTCGGCAAAGTTTCGCCGAAGAGCAAAACGGAACTAACTCCCGAAGAAAAGCTGCTGCACGCCATTTTCGGCCGCGCCGGCGAAGACGTGAAGAATGATTCGCTCGAAGTTCCGTCGGGCGTGGAAGGCATCGTGATTCACACCGAGAAATTCTCTCGGCGGATGAGCCTTTCGGAAGACGAACGCAAGCGCTTCGAGAAAGAACTAAAAGATGCCGAATCGGAAGGCAACGCGAAAATTACCGAGGCGTTTGGCGCGCTGGTTGGCGAAATCGAAACAATCCTGAAAAAGACGCTGACCGATAGCGAAGGCGCCCCGCTGGTGCGCGATCAAGAGCACAAGTACGTCGCCGAGCAGGCCCGCAACTTTAAGCTCGACTCGATCGATATCCGCAGTCCGGAACGTCGGGCCGATGTCGAAAAAGCGTTCAAAACGCTGTGGCCGACCGTTGAAGATGCCATCGACTCTGCTGACCGCAAGCTCAACAGCATGAAGCGCGGCGACGAGCTGCGCAGCGGCGTGTTGCAAATGGTCAAGGTCTACATTGCCGCCAAGCGAGTAATTTCGGTAGGCGACAAGATGGCCGGTCGACACGGCAATAAGGGGGTCGTCGCCAAAATTCTTCCCAAGGAAGACATGCCATTTTTAGCCGACGGAACTCCAGTCCAGATCTTGCTGAATCCGCTGGGCGTTCCCAGCCGTATGAACGTGGGCCAGATTTTGGAAACGCACCTTGGCTGGGCCGCCGCCGCCCTGGGCTTCCGCGCAGTCACGCCGGTGTTCGATGGCGCAAGCGAAGAAGAAATCAACCAGGCCCTGGAAAAGGCCGGCCTGCCCAAGCACGGCAAAGCCCAACTCTACGACGGCCGCACCGGCGAGCCGATGGAGCAAGAAACCACGGTGGGCTACATCTACATGCTGAAGTTGCACCACCTGGTGGACGACAAAGTTCACGCTCGCAGCACCGGCCCGTATTCGCTGATCACCCAGCAGCCGCTGGGAGGCAAGGCGCGTTTCGGCGGCCAGCGATTTGGCGAGATGGAAGTCTGGGCGCTCGAAGCCTACGGCGCCGCCTACATCTTGCAAGAACTGTTGACGGTCAAGAGCGACGATGTCGAAGGCCGCACGAAAATTTACGAATCGATGGTCAAAGGCGAAAACACGCTTGAAGCCGGCACCCCTGCCAGTTTCGACGTGCTCACGAACGAAATTCGTGGCTTGGCTTTGAACATGCAGTTAGAGAAACGGAGGATTTAA
- the rplL gene encoding 50S ribosomal protein L7/L12, with translation MATAEATREFSTPTKDLGDKIVALTLKQAKELSDYLEEVHGIKAAAGGAVMMAAMPGAGAAGAAPAAEAKTEFDVVLEGFDAAKKIGVIKVIRAQTNLGLKEAKDLVEGAPSKVKEGVSKEDAEKAKKELEEAGAKVSIK, from the coding sequence ATGGCGACTGCCGAAGCCACCCGCGAGTTTTCCACTCCCACGAAAGATTTGGGCGACAAGATTGTCGCCCTGACCCTCAAACAAGCCAAAGAGCTGAGCGACTACTTAGAGGAAGTCCACGGCATCAAGGCCGCTGCCGGCGGCGCGGTGATGATGGCCGCGATGCCGGGTGCCGGCGCTGCCGGGGCTGCTCCTGCCGCCGAAGCCAAAACCGAGTTCGACGTCGTGTTGGAAGGCTTCGATGCCGCCAAGAAAATTGGCGTCATCAAGGTGATTCGCGCCCAAACAAATCTCGGCCTCAAGGAAGCCAAGGATTTGGTCGAAGGCGCTCCTAGCAAGGTCAAGGAAGGCGTCTCGAAAGAAGACGCCGAAAAGGCCAAGAAAGAGCTGGAAGAAGCCGGCGCCAAGGTGTCGATCAAATAG